In Setaria viridis chromosome 5, Setaria_viridis_v4.0, whole genome shotgun sequence, the genomic stretch CATTGATTAGCAAATTGAATTCTTCACGCACCACAGCAGCAGGTTCTTGTTGCTTAGTTGCAGCTTTTTCTTCGCATCCAACTCGAACACGACATCCAATTGGATGTGATTCCAACTGGCCTCCGATTCCTACTCTGGCTCGGTGTGCGCTCAGAAAAAAATTAATCCGAGCACTGCTTTCGTAGATGGAGCCGCCAACGCAGGTGAAGCACTCCACCTTCAGCGACTTTGACTTAGAAGCTTCGCACCGTGCTAGAAATCGGAGCAAACACGGAATCGGATCCATTCGCTTTGGCTTTGATGCAGTTGCAGGTTGATTTCCCGACTGATTTGGCGCAAAATCAACCATACCGCGCGTGGCTAGATTGATGTTGAGGATGAGGTCCTTCGAGCTCGCCTggtgatctcgacgatcacccctatcTAGCGTctcagatgtcggtgttttatatccAGCAACATATCGAGAGGTatctcgaggtagtagattggttggtgggggatcgccggatctggaacttgatggtaaaagtgctgacacaagatacagatttatacagATTCGAGATGTCAGTGTAGTGTAATACCATGCAtcatgtttggggtgttgtatattgcgccctgcgcttgggtgttttTTGCTTTGATTTAggcttgaggatttggtcctctgttgtcgTTCTATGATGTCATAGTCTACCGATTTAGGGACCCCTGCTCTCCTTTGTATACTACAAAAGATGGGATTAATAGTCGATTATAAGGTAGGAGTTGTATTATAATTAGGATGTATGCgaagttcatcttcttcctttcttgcggtACATCTACCCGTGACAACGGGAGCATCTACCGGTGAGAGCATCCTCGTCCTCACGCTCCGGTTCTCACCACCGGTGGCCACGGGGCATGATAGATGGTATTCAGAGCTATCGATCCTCGGCGTCCTCTTTAGGTTGGTCTGGTCGAGGTCAGCTTGGAGGCAACTGGTGAGATGGCAGCGCAGTCGGAGTGGTGGATGCAGCTGAATCAGAGCACTCCTCTGTCGGCGACACCAACGCCACCACAGAGGTTGGGGTCACGAGCACCAGGCGTGCTGTTTCATCCAACAGATAACACATCCACAAGCCTTTCGATGGGTGGTCTGAAGCACGGTCACGAGGAGATGGACATGGGTCGCTCTCATCCTCAACTGTCACCAGGTGATCTCTTTTTGGGTGAGGGTGGTGTTGATTTGTTGCCGCTGAGCCATGGTAAGAATGGTGCCCACAACATGTTTGATAAAATGCTTGTTGAGAGGGTAGTCTGGGATGCAGATTTGCAACTTGGCTTCAATTCACATGGCCTATTGCAGTAGCTAGCTCATAGGGTGGGTGACCAGATGCAGCACGAGCAGGATGGTGTGGTGCCTGATGTCCCCTAGGCGTTTGATAGAATGTCACAGCAAGGAAGTGTGCATCCAGTTTTAAGTGAAATGGGTCATAAATTTACATGGGATGAAGAGCTCTTTGACAGTCCTGAGTCGCAGAATAGTTTGTTGGACCAACTAGCTTGGTTTGGAGGGGACTCAGTTGATGAGGAGTGGAAACCAATTGCTGAGCTGGCCACTGATGACAAACTAACTTATGCCAGTGACTCTTCTTTTTTCTCTGAACTTGGCATGAATTTTGCAGAGCAGGTGTGCATTGAAATGCAGAACACAGTTGTGGTGTGGGACGAGGAGATATCTTTCCATCTTGGCAGCAATGACGACTTATTGCACCGGCTAATGTTGGGAGGAGAATTTACAGATGAGAAGATTGGGTTGATTGTTGAGTTGGACGCTGGTAAGATGCTTATTGATGTTAATGGCTTATCGAAAATTCTAGTACTAGATGAAATCTCAGATGCTATGTCACATCAATTAGTTTGCAACCAGCACGGCCATTCAGTCAATATACAACAAACTCTAGAGCCGAGTGTATTGGATTGTGACAAACTAGACTGTGAGATGTTCATCAAAGCCAATGGCAACTTGCAGCTGGAAGAACGTGTAGTTGGTTTGGGTACGGTGATGCCATCTGCAAGATGTGTAATGGACCACTTCTCTCCAGGTTATAACCAGCACCTTGAGCATAATTTCTTCCTTGTTTTCTATGGAGCCTATTCTGGTTATCACACAAACTGCACGATTGTTCGCCATGGAGAACACAGGACTAGGCAGGAATTTAAAGACATATCACTAGGAAGTTATGGAATTATTGGCTGTGTGAATTCGAAAATTAGAGGCACAGGATGTGTGTTCAAAGAATCACCGTCATGGAGAAGAAGTGCCTTTGACCCTGGGAAGTACAGAATAGAAGCTGATTGTTCATTTCTCGGTGAAATGCCATCATGGCAACAAGGTGGTTTCAGGCCATGGAGCAAAGGTGCTATGTCCCAGGAGTTAATAAATTTTGCTGAAAATGAGCGTGCTGTATTTTTTGTCTTGTTTAGCACTAGACCATTGGATCCTGGAGTGCATCCTTTCCAGTTTCTTATTAAGTTCAAAGTTGCTTGATGTGTCGTAAATGAGGCGCAACCATGCGCAAGAAATGCTTTTAGTCCTGGACAAATTGAGCAGCCACATCAATTGCATAGGGAACATTTTATTGTGCAAGGTTTTTATGCTAACAAAAGGGTATGCAGCTTCAGCTTCACATCATCGTGGAAGTGGAATGATTTCAATCCTAGCATGAAGGCTGCTTTGATGACCAAGGTTAAAAAGTTACATCAAGAGAACGATGGTTTGATCTATAAGGTTCAATCAGTAAGATATGTTACTCCAGAAAAGCCGTGGGATCCTGGTATTCCAATGAACATAGATCTAAATATGACCGAACTATCGAGATCAGTTCAGTTAGTTCAGAAATTTTTTGGGCGCATGATACAGGTGCACGACATGAAATTCAAATAGTGCAAGCAAAATTTAGAAGGCGAGCACATGCCTTTGCTTGGGGACAAGCTAAATTTTCAGGGGCGGTAATGTTATGCTTGAAGTAGTGCCATGGACTATACCATTGAGCCCATCCAATGTCAGGTCCATCGATCCAAGTCACAGCCAAGAGCAAGCTAAGAGAGGACTCCGTTCTATACCAGCAGCTCCTCGCGGAGAGGAGAAACACAGAAATGAAAATTCAGAATTGAATTGGGTTTTCCCTTCGCATtcgtcctcgacggcgaccGATCTCACGTCCCGACGATCCCTTGTCGGCGGGGCCACGGGAGCATCTATGAGAGCATCCTCGTCCTCCTCACGCTCCGGTTCTCACCACCGGTGGTCACGGGGCATGACACGTTTCGAGCAAGATGACGCGCGTTGAGCTGGGGCGGGCAcgtacgcggcggcggcggtaacgGAAAGGGAAGAAGGTGATGAGGATTGGGGTGGAATGCggcaggccggccggcagcgggcagtgggatgggaggaggagaagattcAGACGCAAGAAATGGACACGTCGCAACTCGCATGGCGGGCCACGAGCAGCGGTGCGCCGTGCGCGTGAAGCAGGTGGCAGCGGCGCAGGAAAGCAGAGaggctgctggcctgctgccgcTCAAGAATGAGACCTGTGCCACTATTATTTTGTGCGCGTTGGTGCGCTTCTGGTGTTATCCTGATCTCCCTTTAGATTCAGAAGAAAGGAGGGCAAAAAAAAGGTGGTTTTTCCATCATACGCATTTGGAGGGGATAAAAAGGAGATGTTGATGGTAATAGAGTCGCATCGGAAATCGGAAGCGATGTTGCATAACGTAACACAAGAGATGTTGCATGTACAAGTGAACAGTATAGCCTTACTCCATAACAGGCACTTACTTCTGGACAAAGGCAGTGGCCGATCTCGCAATGTGTGTAGTACATTCCCCTTCACATCCTTCACTTTGGATGAAAACTGTCAATTCAAAGGTCGAAATGCAGTAACGAGCACCTTCcggcggcggccttcttccCCCGGGCCAGGTTATCGAGTAGCCCACAACGTTGCAAGCCCGTCAAGTCAAACAGTCCCCGTCAACTCAACATGATGACAGGCCCCCCCGCACATCAAAAGTCCAGTAGGCCCATGTGACTCCAGCCCACTGCACACGCAGCAATGACACAGGCCCCACGTGAATGAAGCCGCCTTGAAAAGCCAGCCCTTTTAGTAAACGGCCTGCAAAATCCTCTCCGACCGAACTGGGCCCTTTTCATCAGCGCGGCAGCAACGTCACGGACGGATTGGTCATTTTTGGTGTACAAATTATTGGTGCACGcatggtattttttttttattaggaggagaaaaaaaacatagaggaaggaggaggattgTAGCGGAAGCTGGGCGTGCGGTGCTCGCAAGCATCTCCTCACATGGCCGTGTTTTCATTTCATTCATCCGCAGGGCTAATCCGGAATAGCGATCGATGGGATAAGGGATGAGGATTTCGATTTCTGCCGCCGTAGGAAACGTAACCTCAGCCATTCATCATCCATAAACCATGGATAAACAATATATGCACATCCTTTTTCCAATGGGGAAAAGTGCTGGTATCACGCCCAGCCTTTTCCCGAGCGGGGCGCGAATCGGTTCCGGATCCCCCACATGCCAAGCCGCATTTGCATTTATGCCTCCTTTTTAATACTATTTTATCTCGCGAGATGGAGAATTAATAAAGAGGACGGATGGATGGAGGATTTGTTCTTGGTGCAAGTAAAGCATTAACATTTTCTCCCTTTGGTTGCAACCTTGGAGATTTTATCGTCACTGGGTGCGCACGATGTATGCTGCTCATGCACACGTCGTTTTCGTCAATCATCATCGCTGCCTGGCTGCACAGTGTCCGGGCTACGTGGTACACTGTTGCGAATTCTTTGTGATCTTGGCATTTTGCCGCCGGACTGATCCGGCATTTTCAGCTGGATCTAATCTAAGGGAAATTAATGACGGGCATTGCCGGTGGATCGTCGGTCCGGGCAGGATGCATGACCTGCCGTAGCGTGGTGACCACGCGCGAGCACGCCGCAATGCTGCTGCGCATCGCGCGGCTGGAGCATAGGCCTGTACTAGCCGCGATGAATAATAAATTCGACTGCGACCGGTCGGGCTCTGGCTGCGCGTCCGCGGGCACAgcagcgcgggcggcggcatTAGCTGTCACGTCAGCGgacagcggaggaggagggccaaggcctccgccaccgccggcgccacgtaCGACGGCGCAGGCAGGCAGACGGAGACGACGGCCGCGATCGGCCCGTCGGTTGGGGCGGCCTGGACTGACTGGAGTAGTAGCCTGCTCTGGtacctgcatgcatgcacgctgaCAACCGATCCATCATCCATGGGGTTGCCCGGCcgggccccggccggccggccttgacggcggcggccgcgcgcgcggtcTCACTGACCCTAGCCTGAGCTGGTGGGCGCAGCAGAGCCGAGGGCGCACTGTGCGCGGCATGTGGGACGCTGGGCAGAGCAAGAGCAATCATGAAGGATCCAGGCGGGGGCAGCAGGCGCAGCGGCGGGTAGCATCAGGTCGGTAGTAGTTCTGATCGTGGGTCACCTCAGATATTTAAATACCAGTTAAAAAGGATTAAAAGGattaaatgtgaactaattataaaactaattgacGTAAGTCatgactaattcgcgagacgaatctattaagcctaattaatccataattagcatatatttactgtatggtcaaatcatggactaattaagcttaataaattcgtctcgcgaattatccTTCATTTAtataattggttttgtaattaacctatatttaatactctaattaatatctaaatatttaatgtgatagggattaaactttagtcctacGCTGCCGTAAGTGGGGTGACGTACGTCCATCCCATGATCGCAACCGCGGCCCAACCTGCTAGGCTCTGTCCTCCACCGGTGCACTTCTAAATTATACTCTACTCCttccattttaaattatagatcgttttgattttttagatgtttgtatgcatatGGACATACACTAACACGACATGGGTTGTAATAAGAATCATTATGACCCTAAGAGAGTTTGTTACGTGCTGGTTGTTCATGTAGAGGGATGAGAgtcttcttttcttctctttttacaGAAGAAAAATCCGCCGTTGGTTTTGGTGGACAACGATTGGCTCAACTGTTGCACTTGCACTGTGCATGCACGCGTGCCCTGCTCCGTCTTGGCCAATGTTAGTACATCGGAACCCTTAGCCCTTAGCCAAGTGGTATGGGGAGGCGGTAAGAACGGCAGGCGGTGGCCCACTGCCAGTCTGCCAAGCCCGTGAGGCCGGCTGGTGGCAGGAGGCAGTGCACTGGGGCACGGGGAAAAGGCTGCCGCATATTCTGTAGCGCACGTACATACGCTGAGTCGCAGGCCACAGATCGGGGATCGCCCATATTCTCACTCAACTACTTGGTAGGTCGCTCCCTCGGAGTAGGGATGGCGATAGCGAGGTGACGACGGTGAACCGTTCCTGCTTGGCTTGGATATGAAGCAAAAATGGGCGATCCGTGCATGGGATCGGATCCTGATTAGTTTCCTTTTTGCACGAGCCATCGCCTCCAACTCCGTCGCCCGGCGGCCTCGATCATTTGCCAGGGCTCTCGATCAAGAAGAGCACAACCTGCATGAACAAGCATCGCTCACCCTAAAGGCACCAAGATGATCGATAGCAACAGAGAGAAGAGATGAGACGAGAGGGGAATTCGCATCACCAATCGATTCGTTTCACTGCTTGGTAGAGCTCCTTCAGTACCGATTTCTAaccccatttagtaccggttgtgcaaccgatattgctatttcggtactaaaggggagtcctttagtaccgggttaaataaccagtactaaagggctattaaaaataaaaagaaaaatgaaaattcGGCCAGCCGCCCGGCCCCGCATCCCGCCGGCCGTGCGCGGCTGCCCCGCCACCGCGCCTCGTCAGCGCCGGCTGCCCTTCCCCAATGACACGCATCCCACCGGTTGCACCTCGTCAGATctggccgccgctgccccgccgACCGCCAACATCCGCGGTCCCGCTGGATCTGGCCGGCTGCACCCTGTtgcctcgccgctgccgccaccacacTGCCCTGCCAAAtccagccgccgccggaaccCAGAGTGCTGGAGCCTGGACGCAgtaggagggaagggaggggagggaaggtgcgggagagggagagggagagggagagcgacGTGGTGGTGCCACAACCGTCAGCCccggagaaaaaaaagaaaatacctGTGCCCCGCCGTCGCACCCCTGCGTCCCGCTGTCTCCGGCTAGCAGCCGCTCCCTCGCGCACCGCTGCACCCCCACGCGTCATCGAACACCTCTGCACGCCCCACACCTCACCCCGCCACCCAAGCACTGCCCTGCACCTCACCCTGCTACCGCTCCTCACCGCCAATGAGGGGCGAGcaaagggggaaggggaggggaagggggcggTGACGGGAGAggcaggggagagagagggtagggagagggagtgggaggggggtggagagggggagagggcgggggagggaggagcggaTAAGGAGGTGCGAGGGTAGGTGTGACTGGGGTTAGTACCGAGTGGAGTCTCCATCCAGTACTAAAGACCCTCACGCACATTAGTACCAAgtgaggctccacccggtactaatgggtgacctttagtaccggttggagctcccgccgttactaaagggggttacgaAAGGTTCCTAGGGAACTACCTGACCCTAGAACTAATGTTATTTTTTCTGGGGGCGTTTGGtttcctttacttatttttagcacgtgtcacatcgaatgtttagatactaattaggagtattaaacgtagactatttacaaaacccagtacataagtggaggctaaacggcgagacgaatatattaagcctaattaatccatcattagcaaatatttactgtagcaacacattgtcaaatcatggactaattaggcttaatagattcgtctcgccgtttagcctccacttatatagtgagttttgtaaatagtcttcgtttaatacttctaattagtatctgacgtgatgggtgctaaaaataaccAGGtgaaaccaaaccaggccagTAACGTTCGTTTGCTGCCACCCGTGACGCATTATCCATTCCATGGGCTCGGCGGGCGGCGAATCGATGCTTCCATGATCCATACTAGTATGTGACACATGCCTGCCAGCTAGCTTATTGGGCGCTTATTAGCCTGCTGCCTAGGCGCGCGCGCGGGTGTGGGCACCGAGCTAGCTAGCTTCGTGGATCGAGGATTGGATTCCAGGGCCATCACTGTTCTCTGCACTGTGCACGCAGGTCATTTTGCTGAACCTACACAAGACAACGTATACCCAACCTAACCGGGGATTCGATCCATTGTATAAGTAACGTTGAAGGTAGGCACATTGATGCCAAACCTACATAGTACTCTAGTCTTGGCAGATCATAGATCGTGGATGATGCAATACATACGTGTACCCATGCCAAACAGGCGTGTAGTATACTAGCACTGACGATGATCCATCCAGCACCAGCATAGCCGAAGCCACGGATTCTCTGCTTGTTCCATTCCGATGGCTGGCAGCCACGCCTTGCCGGAGCTCCCAAGCCTCCCTGTCCGTCCATTCCCGATCGCCGGGCCCCGCCGCGGCGTGCAAGTACGGTTCGCGCACATATACCACCGCGcgcggccgggccggccggtCGGTCGGCCGAATCCCAAtcccggccgcgcccggcgcgATCCATCCGTCCACACGGCGGCAGCGAGAGCccttggtctatttatagccgctCGCCCACCGCACCCTCTTCCGCATCCCAAAGAAAACGCAGCCAAGGAGCAAGAGGACTTGCTAGGAAACCcggccaagaagaggaggaggaggaggataaaTCGGCGAGGAATCAAGCATGTCGGGGGTGTGGGTGTTCCGGAACGGGGTGGTGCGGCTGGTGGAGAATccgacgtcgggggcggcggcggcggcgtcggggaagcGCAAGGCGCTGCTGCACACGCCGtcgggggaggtggtggcgtCCTACGCGTCGCTCGAGCGCAAGCTGGCGGCGCTGGGGTGGGAGCGCtactacggcggcggcgacggcggctccATGCTGCAGTACCACAAGCGCACCTCCGTCGACCTCATCTCGCTGCCAAAGGACTTCGCCCACTTCGGCTCCGTCCACATGTACGACATCGTCATCAAGAACCGCGACGCCTTCCGCGTCATCGACGCGTAGAGGCTGCCTTGATTAGCCTTCTAAAtttgctgcttgcttgcttgctcatCGTCATCTAACTAGCTAGCCCTGCATCTACCTAGCTAGTGGTAGGTTCGTGTGATCGGTCGTGCTGTGTACGTATGTAATCTCTTCACGTATATGTGTGTAGTATACGTGGGTTGTCGTCGACGTATGTTTGCACACGTGTGCATAGGGAGTAGCTAGCTAGTCATTGATCGATCGATTTGGTTGCCATGTCTGTCTGTGTTGGTCCAATATAGTAGTTCTGATCGAGTTTGCAAGTGATTGTTTTCTTTCAGTATCTTTCATCCCATTCTCATGCATGCAAGTGTGTGGCTGTGTTCAATCTCATGGGTTGTGAAGAATCAATCAGAGAAAGGCAGCACTGAATAATGACACTTTCAATTCATTACTGGATGAATTATATGCAGAAGAATATAGCtgctccatccgtttcaaattacaggtcgttttgacttttttaggtgtatatatattattatgcatctagacatgaGGTGTATCAAAGTGTATAACAAagcctataaatataaaaaagttaaaacgacatGTAATCTGGAAGGAAAGCTAAAACAACATGTAATCTGGGAGGAAAGCTAAAACGACATGTAATATGGGAGGAGGCGGTATTATTCGTGGGAGGAGGGGGTATTATTCTTCGACGGGTGGACATGGCACGGCGGAATCCGAGATCACCGAACCAAACTAGAAGAttgtcgacggcgacggtgaccATTCATCATCCATGGATGCACAGGATACATCAGAGCCCGTGGGGACCGGAGAGAATATATATGCTGCTGACTTGCTGTCCTCTGGTCTCCTCTGCACTCGTCCACCAATCCAACGGCCGGGCTACCTACTCGATCGTCCTTCTTTCGAAGAAGAATCTACCAAACGCGCTAGTAGTTTGTTGACACCGAATCGAAAGTAGGACGGTGACTCAAACGATTACGCATGCGAGCCCCAAGAGTACAAGGCAATCGTTTTCGCGCGCCCACAACCCGCTCGACGGAATGCCGCACGCCATGCTCGCTGAACCCGGCCCCGCTACCTGCTGGTTCTCCTATGCGAAGGTCCTCAGCATTGGAAACAGAGAAGGTCGTGGCCCTCCCTGAGGCCTGAGCGTTACTGGGGTTGAGCAAATGCCAGGATCCGCAAGGCGCGCCGCTCGCTGGCGCCGGGAGTTGCTGCCACCGGCGACCAGGAAGATGGGGGTGGACTACTGCATGGTCCTCAACATCGACTGCGAAGCCAGCAACGACGGCCTCAACACTCTGGCGGCCTGGCAAGAACACTCCAGTACTCCAGCAACAGTCAGGAAGGAGGCAGAGGCCAAGTTCGAGCACATCTATGGGGCATACGAGGTTGCCCACCCCTCCATCTCACTTTCTTCCATTCCAATTTACCTTTTATTGCAAAGATTATTGTTTCATTTGTTGCCTGTGGGGTTTTGATCCTCAACTCCTTTGTCAGTTAACAAAGCAATTCAACAACATCATTTAAAGTGCCACTGATTCTGCATAAATTTAAACTTTCTCATAAGAGGTTGTGATAAGAAAATAATATCATCTAGGAGGCAACAACTATTGTTGCGTGTTCAAAATAAGGGGTTTTTTTTAAATCCTAACTCTAGCATATTGATTTGAGGCATTGATTGTTTGCACAGTCAAATTTTTCACCATTCAGTTCTTGAAACTGTTGAATAATGTTGTGTGTCACCTCTCAGTTGCTTAGTGATCCAAGAAACGTAGAATCTCAGTTGCTTAGCAATCTTAGAAATGCATGTACCGTTATATGAGTGACATATACAGGCAACATAAGAGGGGAATTAAGATTCCACAGGTTGGCAATGATTTGTTTCCTTCACAGTTTGGCGCTGGCGTTGCATTCCATCATTCCAGTAGGCCTTGCAGATCTGTACAAGGGTGTGACAGAGTAGATCAAATCTCAAGGAAGACTAACAAGATTCCTCCATTATTTCAAAAGTTCATGTGTGTTGTGTATAAGATCCGTTTAGTAAATTCTCTCGTACATAGTACTTATGCAAATATATTAAAAGTAGTAACTCAATTCAGTTAACATGCTATTTGAAAGAGTTCAATACCACACATGAGATTACTTCTTTACTCATTTATCTTTCACACTAAGATAAGCTTCTTTATTATTGTTGGCAATGATGTACTTCCTGGATTGAACTCTTTGGCCATTTCTATCTTAATTCCATTCATAATTaagatgatttgttttcatGTGGCAGTCCTAGGTCAAAATTAGAATTATATAGTTTCCATTGCATGTATACTGTTGTTGATGGTGTGCTACTCAACTTAGCAAAAACGCAACTTATCGTTTTAGTAATTATATTATCTATCTCCAATTCTATTGTTCTCATACTTCCTTTCAAAGCAATGGCTGTTTAATCATAGGAACAACATGGTAAAGAAGACCTTACGCTGTATCAACAATTCAGGTAataccacaagtccacaactaATTTCTTTAAGCGACAAGAACATACTTCGAGATATACCACTTGTCACAACAGATAGGCGCGGCAACGCCGCGCCAGGGTTTTGGAGTGTGCACGATGGCCCGCCGCATGTCCATCAGATGAAGCGGCCCAAcgtgttatttttttttgtttgaaaatgCCCAGCgcatttttttttgataagGTGGGCTTGATCGCCGCCTTGCGCGCCCAATACGGCATCTCCTACAGGCCCAACGGAGCCCACGGGGCCCGAGGATTTTATTTCGACGCGTTGGGAGTTTCCAAAACGCAGTTCATTTCATCCAGGACAAAAATGGAAAACGCGCGATCAACGCGGTAAGGGGAAATAGAAATAAAGCGCTGATCGAAGCTTACAAAAGATCAACTTCACAATACCTGGCATGTCGCTAATCACAAGAACAACTAGAAAAACAAACAGGAACAGCAACACAATATCTGACGATCGAGGAGCAAAAGCAATTGCACATCGCGTCCGCCGAGCTCTTGGCACAACAACCGATCACAAGAAGCACGCTGTTTATTCCACGGATCTAGCAGCACCAGAGCATCTTAATTTTATTCGACGCTTCCGCGACAGCtcaggcggcggagggcggcggtgggagtGGGATGCCGGCGACGGTCTTCTTGAacgcggggcgggcggcgatgtCCTCCCACCAGGCCTTGACGTGTGGCCTCTCGGCGACGAGGCCCGCCTTGGGTGTCTTGCTGAGGTAGAACAGGTAGGACATGTGGTTGGCGTCGGCGAGCGTGaactcgtcgccggcgaggtacTTGTTCT encodes the following:
- the LOC117858889 gene encoding flowering-promoting factor 1-like protein 2 gives rise to the protein MSGVWVFRNGVVRLVENPTSGAAAAASGKRKALLHTPSGEVVASYASLERKLAALGWERYYGGGDGGSMLQYHKRTSVDLISLPKDFAHFGSVHMYDIVIKNRDAFRVIDA